In one window of Skermanella rosea DNA:
- a CDS encoding cytochrome c oxidase assembly protein translates to MLGAATLVPPEAAAHAGEAQAIHDFWSAWAFDPLLVFLLGLASVLYARGVHRLWSRAGVGRGIRIWRVWAFACGMVLLTLAIVGPLDVLFSVHMTQHMVLMSAVAPLLVVGSPVVAFLAGLPGGWGNALSRWWNRRSWTRAFWNRVASPGTASIIQGLALFAWHLPKILELALVVDPVHDAMHISYLVAGLLFWWSLVRCYHQDVGPAFAGIGIVSTMMYMGFLSALLVFAPVPLYPAYIGRSEPWGLSALEDQQLAGLIMWVPASIPYFVGGLGLVAGYLNRLERRHPQSSGPQRNPDGTR, encoded by the coding sequence GTGCTCGGTGCGGCCACGTTGGTTCCGCCCGAGGCCGCAGCCCATGCCGGCGAGGCGCAGGCTATTCATGATTTCTGGTCCGCGTGGGCTTTCGATCCTCTATTGGTCTTCCTGCTGGGATTGGCATCGGTCCTGTACGCGCGGGGTGTCCACCGGCTGTGGAGCCGTGCCGGTGTGGGTCGCGGTATCCGGATCTGGCGGGTCTGGGCATTCGCCTGCGGCATGGTCCTGCTGACGCTCGCCATCGTGGGACCACTCGACGTCCTGTTTTCGGTCCACATGACCCAGCACATGGTCCTGATGTCGGCGGTGGCCCCGCTTCTCGTCGTAGGATCTCCGGTAGTGGCTTTCCTGGCCGGGCTGCCCGGGGGCTGGGGCAATGCCCTCTCACGGTGGTGGAACCGTCGATCGTGGACCAGGGCGTTCTGGAACAGGGTGGCGAGCCCGGGGACCGCCTCCATCATCCAGGGACTGGCCCTGTTCGCGTGGCATCTCCCGAAAATCCTGGAACTGGCACTGGTCGTCGATCCGGTGCATGACGCCATGCACATCAGCTACCTTGTCGCGGGCCTGCTGTTCTGGTGGTCACTGGTCCGCTGTTACCATCAGGATGTCGGCCCGGCATTCGCGGGTATCGGTATTGTCAGCACCATGATGTACATGGGTTTCCTGTCGGCCTTGCTGGTCTTCGCCCCGGTCCCGCTTTACCCCGCATACATCGGCCGCAGCGAGCCATGGGGGTTGAGCGCCCTGGAGGACCAGCAGCTGGCTGGACTGATCATGTGGGTGCCCGCGTCCATCCCGTATTTCGTCGGCGGCCTTGGTCTCGTTGCGGGGTACCTGAACCGCCTGGAGCGGCGCCATCCTCAAAGCTCAGGTCCCCAACGCAATCCCGACGGCACGCGGTGA
- a CDS encoding copper resistance CopC/CopD family protein, with protein sequence MAVLSILWSGAAHAHAGLLESSPADSEVLAQAPDRVLLRFNEPVQVTSLRLVDPAGGAVQLRPETGGPPDRVTAALPELSSGTYVLSWRLASADGHPLGGSLVFSVGAPSGNPSGSAGPVTDSVPVGLTVLYAAARVVTYGASLLTAGLVIFALLFRRHAVVASPYLAVLLSTSIAAVSTVLGLGLQALILGSAAAFLAPADFSTFLAPGTTVSALLRLDGLALLLAAAAWQWSLPVLGPLGAVMVAASFAFTGHTAPWDSLWLSGLLVLHLLAIAFWAGAFWPLLVATRHSDRNGVAQLMVAFSGVATVIVPLLVGAGLVMAWRLVGSWSALVTTAYGLTLSAKILIVAGMLGLAALNKWRLVPALRQGADASERLRRSILGEAALAGAVFVATAVLTSVPPPAGGSTGEHTRHGTDPGQVVRSSTGPLDLTLSVTPARPGENAIELRVAGSDGSLRDVLSVTLHLGSPDLGIENIPRAMARTGPGSYRLQGPELAVSGRWRFGADLLVSDFEKRTAEFIIDIEGDHGLR encoded by the coding sequence ATGGCCGTCCTGTCGATCCTCTGGTCCGGCGCCGCGCACGCCCATGCCGGTCTGCTGGAAAGCTCGCCGGCGGACAGCGAGGTGCTTGCCCAGGCACCAGACCGTGTTCTTCTCCGCTTCAACGAGCCGGTCCAGGTGACCTCGCTTCGGTTGGTCGATCCGGCCGGAGGCGCGGTACAGCTTCGGCCCGAAACGGGCGGTCCGCCCGATCGTGTGACGGCCGCTCTCCCGGAACTGAGCAGCGGAACCTATGTGCTGAGCTGGCGCCTGGCATCGGCGGACGGGCATCCGCTCGGCGGCTCCCTGGTGTTTTCGGTTGGGGCACCGAGCGGCAACCCTTCCGGATCTGCTGGACCAGTCACTGATAGCGTGCCGGTTGGCCTGACGGTCCTGTATGCCGCCGCCAGGGTCGTAACCTATGGCGCATCGCTGCTCACGGCAGGACTGGTCATATTTGCCCTGCTGTTTCGTCGCCATGCAGTCGTCGCATCACCGTACCTTGCGGTCCTCCTGTCCACATCCATCGCGGCAGTATCCACGGTACTCGGATTGGGGCTTCAGGCACTGATCCTCGGAAGTGCCGCCGCCTTCCTCGCCCCTGCCGATTTCAGCACCTTCCTGGCTCCAGGCACAACTGTGAGCGCTCTGCTGCGGCTTGACGGGCTCGCCCTCCTCCTCGCGGCGGCGGCTTGGCAGTGGAGCCTTCCCGTGCTGGGACCCTTGGGAGCGGTGATGGTCGCGGCATCGTTCGCGTTCACCGGTCATACGGCGCCCTGGGATTCGCTCTGGCTTTCCGGCCTGCTTGTCCTTCATCTGCTCGCGATAGCGTTCTGGGCCGGGGCTTTCTGGCCCCTGCTCGTCGCCACGCGTCACTCTGACCGTAACGGGGTCGCCCAGCTGATGGTCGCATTCTCCGGCGTGGCGACTGTGATCGTTCCCCTACTGGTGGGCGCCGGGCTGGTTATGGCCTGGCGCTTGGTCGGCAGCTGGAGCGCGCTGGTGACCACGGCTTACGGCCTGACCCTGTCGGCGAAGATCCTGATCGTGGCCGGTATGCTCGGTCTGGCCGCCCTGAACAAGTGGCGCCTTGTCCCGGCGTTGCGGCAGGGGGCAGACGCTTCGGAACGCCTTCGTCGATCCATCCTTGGCGAGGCGGCTCTGGCCGGCGCCGTGTTCGTGGCGACGGCTGTCTTGACCAGCGTGCCGCCGCCGGCAGGCGGGAGCACAGGCGAGCACACCCGGCATGGCACCGACCCGGGTCAGGTCGTCCGCTCCTCGACGGGGCCGCTCGACTTGACACTCAGCGTGACACCGGCGCGTCCCGGCGAGAACGCGATCGAACTCAGGGTGGCGGGGAGCGATGGTTCCCTCCGGGATGTCCTGTCGGTGACGCTGCATCTCGGGAGCCCTGACCTGGGCATAGAGAATATCCCGCGCGCCATGGCTCGTACGGGCCCGGGCAGCTACCGTCTTCAGGGACCGGAACTCGCGGTTTCGGGACGTTGGCGCTTCGGAGCCGACCTGCTGGTCAGCGACTTCGAGAAACGGACGGCCGAGTTCATTATCGACATCGAGGGCGACCATGGACTGCGCTGA
- a CDS encoding DUF1775 domain-containing protein yields MLNDAQSPDRPDETLYVPIVQICEKGESRWIEIPAAGQKSDDLKEPAPAIRLTPKAK; encoded by the coding sequence ATGCTGAATGACGCTCAATCCCCGGATCGGCCCGACGAAACCCTGTACGTGCCGATCGTCCAGATCTGCGAGAAAGGCGAGTCGCGCTGGATCGAGATCCCGGCTGCCGGTCAGAAATCCGATGATCTGAAGGAGCCCGCCCCGGCCATCAGGCTGACCCCGAAGGCCAAGTAG
- a CDS encoding recombinase family protein, which translates to MSPKITADHPGRGAAVYVRQSSPGQVASHTESRRRQYDLADAARAVGFVDVMIIDEDLGRSGSGLEARPGFQKLVAVVCAGTVGAVYCIEASRLARNGRDWHHLIDLCALAGTLVVDPDGVYDPCLINDRLLLGLKGTMSEYELSLLRQRGIEARDGKARRGELQFTLPPGYCWNEAGRIEIDPDERVAGAIRMLFSKFRELGSARQVFLWARATDLSLPVVRRNLTACKILWQPPAYHTVIQVLNNPIYAGAYVFGRTASRTRVIEGRARKTTGHRRERTEWNALLRDNHEGYITWAEFEEHQRMLEENAHMQKRASRKAGRGGRALLTGLVRCGRCGRRMRVFYGMQSGHAHRYQCRGDDAHVGVGLCIGIGGVRVDRAIVAQMLEAVSARAVEAALLAADQASAAGAEERAALERELEAARYDTSLAARRYDFVDPGKRHVVRELEARWNTALERVAQIERRIAEAEARSAARPKVDKAALLGLAHNLSAAWNAPTADARTRQRLTRLLVEEVVIDLDDAAHEAVLRIHWVGGGHTELRVPRRRIEGRQEKGNPGAVEVVRQLSGHWPDHEISVTLNRMKCRSENGETWTTVKVRLLRERLGIPDFDPSVPRPEMLTAEKAAKRLGISIPSVHRLIQRGALPATQLVPSAPWHIPAAALDTDALQTGVNEIKARRPKNLIDYHRDETMRLPGL; encoded by the coding sequence GTGAGCCCCAAGATCACCGCTGACCATCCTGGCCGCGGTGCCGCGGTCTATGTCCGCCAGTCCTCACCCGGACAAGTAGCCAGTCACACGGAAAGCCGCCGTCGGCAGTATGACCTGGCCGATGCCGCACGCGCGGTGGGATTTGTCGATGTCATGATCATTGACGAGGATCTTGGCCGCTCCGGGTCCGGCCTCGAAGCCCGACCAGGATTCCAGAAGTTGGTGGCAGTGGTCTGCGCCGGCACGGTCGGCGCAGTCTACTGCATCGAGGCCTCACGGCTGGCCCGCAACGGTCGGGATTGGCACCACCTCATTGACCTCTGCGCTCTGGCCGGAACACTGGTCGTTGATCCCGACGGGGTTTACGATCCTTGTCTGATTAACGACCGGCTTCTGCTTGGCCTGAAGGGCACCATGTCCGAGTACGAACTCAGCCTGCTGCGCCAGCGCGGCATCGAGGCCCGGGATGGCAAAGCTCGCAGGGGCGAGTTGCAGTTCACCCTGCCGCCCGGCTATTGCTGGAACGAGGCCGGAAGGATTGAAATTGACCCTGATGAGCGTGTCGCCGGCGCGATCCGCATGCTGTTCAGCAAGTTCCGCGAACTGGGCAGCGCCCGCCAGGTCTTTCTGTGGGCGCGGGCAACCGACCTGTCGCTTCCTGTCGTGCGGCGCAATCTCACCGCCTGCAAGATCCTCTGGCAGCCGCCGGCCTATCACACGGTCATCCAAGTCTTGAACAACCCGATCTATGCCGGCGCATACGTGTTCGGCCGGACAGCCAGCAGGACACGGGTCATTGAGGGTCGGGCTCGCAAGACCACTGGGCACAGACGGGAACGCACCGAATGGAACGCCCTGCTGCGCGACAACCACGAAGGCTATATCACCTGGGCCGAGTTCGAGGAACATCAGCGCATGCTGGAAGAGAACGCCCACATGCAGAAGCGCGCCTCTCGCAAGGCCGGCCGGGGCGGGCGGGCCTTGCTGACGGGACTGGTCCGGTGCGGACGCTGCGGCCGCAGGATGCGGGTGTTCTACGGTATGCAATCCGGGCATGCCCACCGCTACCAGTGCCGGGGAGACGACGCCCACGTCGGTGTCGGCCTGTGCATCGGGATCGGTGGCGTCCGTGTCGATCGGGCGATCGTGGCCCAGATGCTGGAGGCCGTGTCTGCCCGTGCGGTGGAGGCCGCCCTGCTCGCCGCCGACCAGGCATCCGCCGCCGGGGCGGAGGAGCGGGCGGCCCTGGAACGGGAACTGGAAGCGGCCCGCTATGACACATCGTTGGCCGCACGCCGGTACGATTTTGTGGACCCGGGCAAGCGCCATGTCGTGAGGGAACTGGAAGCTCGGTGGAATACCGCGCTGGAACGGGTGGCGCAGATTGAACGTCGGATTGCCGAAGCCGAGGCAAGATCCGCGGCACGCCCGAAGGTGGACAAGGCGGCGCTCCTGGGACTGGCTCACAACCTGTCCGCAGCTTGGAATGCACCGACGGCGGACGCGCGGACCCGGCAGCGCTTGACCCGGCTGCTCGTGGAGGAAGTGGTGATTGACCTCGACGACGCGGCACACGAGGCGGTGCTGCGGATCCACTGGGTTGGGGGCGGTCACACCGAACTGCGCGTCCCGCGTCGCAGAATAGAGGGCCGGCAGGAAAAGGGAAATCCCGGAGCCGTCGAGGTCGTGCGTCAGCTCTCCGGTCACTGGCCAGACCATGAGATCTCCGTCACGCTGAACCGCATGAAGTGCCGGAGCGAAAACGGTGAGACCTGGACGACCGTGAAGGTTCGGCTGTTACGAGAACGGCTTGGCATTCCCGACTTCGATCCGTCAGTACCCCGTCCCGAGATGCTGACGGCCGAGAAAGCGGCGAAGCGGCTCGGCATCTCCATCCCGTCCGTGCATCGCCTCATCCAACGCGGGGCCCTGCCGGCAACCCAGCTTGTCCCTTCGGCTCCCTGGCACATTCCAGCCGCCGCCTTGGACACCGATGCCCTACAAACGGGCGTGAACGAGATTAAGGCGCGGCGCCCGAAAAACCTTATTGATTATCATAGAGATGAAACGATGCGCCTGCCAGGATTGTGA
- a CDS encoding YcnI family copper-binding membrane protein, translating into MNRIRMAALAVTTTLAMTGAAMAHVTLETAEAPAGSYYKAVMRVGHGCEGSPMREMRVKVPDGMVSVKPMPKPGWEVSTVIGKLATPYESHGKTITEGVTEVRWTGGQLLDEHYDEFVFRGQLPNCVT; encoded by the coding sequence ATGAACAGGATCAGGATGGCCGCGCTGGCGGTCACGACGACGCTCGCCATGACCGGCGCGGCGATGGCACATGTCACGCTCGAAACCGCCGAGGCACCCGCCGGGAGCTACTACAAGGCCGTGATGCGGGTCGGTCACGGCTGCGAGGGTTCTCCCATGCGGGAGATGCGGGTCAAGGTGCCGGACGGCATGGTCAGCGTGAAGCCCATGCCGAAGCCGGGCTGGGAGGTCTCGACCGTGATCGGCAAGCTCGCAACGCCGTACGAGAGCCACGGCAAGACCATCACCGAGGGCGTCACAGAGGTTCGCTGGACCGGCGGCCAGCTGCTCGACGAGCACTATGACGAGTTCGTGTTCCGCGGCCAGCTGCCGAACTGCGTGACATAG
- a CDS encoding DUF2946 family protein — translation MIRKQHGLRGRIMVKQGHLIESGRQAVRLKPLLAAALLLFRLLLPLLPVASAEAGHEHRHTAHETQPSNSQPSGNRDGADGHHEVCHFCRFQEALLPPPSSVPVIARTLAPTEAPWSMVARDWVPSLDFLIIAQARAPPQSS, via the coding sequence ATGATACGGAAACAGCATGGGCTGCGTGGACGGATCATGGTGAAACAAGGCCACTTAATCGAAAGCGGGAGGCAGGCCGTTCGGCTGAAGCCGCTGCTGGCGGCGGCCTTGTTACTGTTCCGGCTGCTGTTGCCGCTCCTTCCAGTTGCCTCCGCCGAAGCCGGTCACGAACACCGGCATACCGCCCATGAAACGCAGCCATCCAACAGCCAACCATCGGGAAATCGTGACGGAGCCGATGGACATCATGAGGTTTGTCATTTCTGTCGGTTCCAGGAAGCGCTGCTCCCGCCGCCCTCATCCGTCCCCGTTATTGCCCGGACGCTTGCCCCGACTGAAGCACCCTGGTCCATGGTTGCCCGCGATTGGGTGCCCTCCCTCGATTTCCTGATCATTGCCCAGGCTCGCGCTCCTCCCCAAAGCAGCTGA
- a CDS encoding c-type cytochrome yields the protein MVAQRMDLMKQMGQHMKALGAMLAGKTAFDQETARRLAETMHQHCEHVMHMFPPGSDGHHTEATEAVWDRRPEFDVRMRSFDAAVEDLVAAAASGEKTQLQSEFKRVGQECSGCHDGFRQKK from the coding sequence GTGGTGGCCCAGCGCATGGATCTCATGAAGCAGATGGGCCAGCACATGAAAGCGCTGGGTGCCATGCTGGCCGGCAAGACCGCGTTCGACCAGGAAACGGCGCGGCGCCTCGCGGAGACCATGCACCAGCACTGCGAGCATGTGATGCACATGTTCCCGCCCGGCAGCGACGGTCACCACACTGAGGCTACCGAGGCCGTTTGGGACCGCCGCCCGGAATTCGATGTGCGCATGCGCAGCTTCGATGCCGCCGTCGAGGATCTGGTGGCCGCGGCAGCCTCCGGCGAGAAGACGCAGCTGCAGTCCGAGTTCAAACGGGTAGGCCAGGAATGCTCCGGATGCCATGACGGCTTCCGTCAGAAAAAGTAA
- a CDS encoding multicopper oxidase domain-containing protein gives MKYGSVFAVFTTATASLTSLAAAQTSDPGDLPTGDDADFDLEIVDVDVELIDGSTVPMYAFAHAGKPPSIPGPILRVKQGDTVRIDIRNSSSRPHGFQILGQNMSAIVGLAPSEGDGEDKARVEFTATKPGTYFYVDGDNAPVNRVLGLHGALIVEPANGYADGKVRKKPMPYPPGTATTNMKSLFTALGEATIDGKPARFPGKPWQAGREYVWIFNQIDPVMCRRIAAGEVLSASEFQEQFHPRYFTINGLCGMDAAHDKATCPTGHVGEPALLRTMNAGLATHCPHIHGNHVFVLTQSNANGVPVYQQDIYEHDVWLMPPMMIKDVLLPFTTPPDLPPAPWKMVQEKYPLQYPMHCHNEISQTSAGGSYPMGLMTDWEIEGPLVTS, from the coding sequence TTGAAGTATGGCAGTGTCTTTGCTGTGTTCACCACGGCCACCGCTTCCCTGACGTCCTTGGCTGCTGCGCAGACATCCGATCCTGGCGACTTGCCAACCGGCGATGACGCCGATTTCGACCTGGAAATCGTTGACGTTGATGTTGAGCTGATCGACGGCAGCACCGTGCCGATGTACGCGTTCGCCCATGCAGGAAAGCCGCCGTCGATACCGGGCCCGATCCTCCGGGTTAAGCAGGGAGACACGGTCCGTATCGACATCCGGAACTCCAGTTCCCGCCCTCACGGCTTCCAGATCCTGGGCCAGAACATGTCCGCCATCGTCGGCCTAGCCCCGAGTGAGGGCGACGGCGAAGACAAGGCTCGGGTCGAGTTCACGGCAACGAAGCCGGGAACCTATTTCTACGTGGACGGCGACAACGCTCCGGTCAACCGCGTGCTCGGCCTGCACGGCGCGCTGATCGTGGAACCGGCGAACGGCTATGCCGACGGCAAAGTCAGGAAGAAACCGATGCCCTATCCGCCGGGAACCGCAACGACGAACATGAAGTCGCTGTTCACGGCGCTCGGCGAGGCAACCATCGACGGCAAACCGGCCCGCTTCCCTGGCAAACCTTGGCAGGCCGGACGCGAGTATGTCTGGATCTTCAACCAGATTGACCCGGTCATGTGCCGCCGGATTGCCGCCGGGGAAGTACTCTCGGCATCGGAGTTCCAGGAGCAATTCCATCCCCGCTACTTCACGATCAACGGCCTGTGCGGCATGGACGCGGCGCATGACAAGGCCACGTGCCCGACCGGGCATGTCGGCGAGCCGGCGCTGCTGCGCACGATGAACGCCGGCCTGGCGACGCACTGTCCGCACATTCACGGCAACCATGTTTTCGTGCTGACCCAGAGCAACGCCAATGGCGTTCCCGTCTATCAGCAGGACATCTACGAACACGACGTCTGGCTCATGCCGCCCATGATGATCAAGGATGTCCTGCTTCCCTTCACCACCCCGCCGGACCTGCCGCCCGCGCCCTGGAAAATGGTGCAGGAGAAATACCCTCTCCAGTACCCCATGCACTGCCACAACGAAATCTCCCAGACTTCCGCCGGCGGCTCCTATCCGATGGGCTTGATGACGGACTGGGAAATCGAGGGGCCACTGGTAACCAGCTGA
- a CDS encoding multicopper oxidase domain-containing protein encodes MTIIYRPIFDPLEFDTFGCHPFEDDPATPDRTNRQVFVRRQVADWNVDMKDGSQLQFWGFKDPDISGSDSPWPSKIIRVKQGQIFHCEFKPTKGAHTIHWHGIEPTPMNDGVGHTSFEVKSSYVYQWCAHQAGTYLYHCHKNTVLHFEMGMYGVLIVDPLTKPSDTRNPNYLYDPLPGDLTPGITPGAPYGAESILVFDDVDPVWHKLDHNAGMCGDDVGLDKFNPTYFLINGVHNGLSQIDRRTVTTTQAGKNVLVRLANASYSRLYVTLPVDAWIVEVDGRPLRVNRAKGAFAGPRKLAANTRLEIAVAQRYALWIPNIPRGDHRITGHFHHWITNKRHFDGTAVAKIIAT; translated from the coding sequence ATGACAATCATTTACCGCCCTATTTTCGATCCCCTCGAGTTCGATACTTTCGGCTGCCACCCGTTCGAAGACGATCCCGCGACGCCTGACCGGACCAACCGGCAGGTCTTCGTGCGCCGCCAGGTCGCCGACTGGAACGTCGATATGAAGGACGGCTCGCAGCTGCAGTTCTGGGGCTTCAAGGATCCGGATATCTCCGGCAGCGACTCGCCGTGGCCGTCCAAGATCATCCGGGTCAAGCAGGGCCAGATCTTCCATTGCGAGTTCAAGCCGACCAAGGGCGCCCACACCATCCACTGGCACGGCATCGAACCCACGCCCATGAACGACGGCGTCGGCCACACCTCGTTCGAGGTCAAGAGCAGCTACGTCTACCAGTGGTGCGCCCACCAGGCCGGCACGTACCTCTACCACTGCCACAAGAACACTGTGTTGCACTTCGAGATGGGCATGTACGGCGTGCTCATCGTCGATCCGCTCACCAAACCCTCGGACACGAGGAACCCGAACTACCTCTACGATCCCCTGCCGGGTGACTTGACCCCCGGCATCACCCCCGGAGCACCCTACGGGGCGGAGTCGATCCTGGTGTTCGACGACGTCGATCCGGTGTGGCACAAGCTCGACCACAACGCCGGTATGTGCGGCGACGACGTCGGACTCGACAAGTTCAATCCGACGTACTTCCTGATCAACGGCGTCCACAACGGACTGTCGCAGATCGACAGGCGGACTGTCACCACGACCCAGGCCGGCAAGAACGTGCTGGTCCGTCTCGCCAACGCCTCCTACAGCCGGCTCTACGTGACGCTCCCCGTCGATGCCTGGATCGTCGAGGTCGATGGTCGTCCGCTTCGGGTAAACCGGGCCAAAGGTGCCTTCGCGGGACCCAGGAAGCTCGCCGCGAACACCCGGCTCGAGATCGCTGTGGCACAGCGCTATGCCCTCTGGATCCCGAACATCCCGAGGGGTGATCACAGGATTACCGGCCATTTCCATCACTGGATCACCAACAAGCGGCATTTCGACGGGACGGCCGTCGCCAAGATCATCGCCACCTGA
- a CDS encoding SCO family protein, giving the protein MRTKFFLKSSGRAAVLATLLMGGTALYFGTLAMSASATQDQGAHGAAVQAAEPQAGGGHGSGHGSSEQANPEEAQSGSQGSGHGSGYGAHSGWPEPRQLGGDFSLTDHTGRKVTLADFKGKAAAFYFGYAQCGDICPIIGTKLGMAVDLMGDKADQINIAMVSVDDRNDGPKELAAFVAKQHPRLIGLSGTRGEIYDIAAKFRVRRDYVTQNQVAKEGEEQAEAHSGGAHASGAESPQTSHEAASGQTHEGAAAVQTAGSTTEAQAKTTTPRETTPGQRIRIRSASDDATRLHNMAMAHTTHIYLLNKNGQVVRYIYPSMTPENLAKRLTDLVDEG; this is encoded by the coding sequence ATGCGGACCAAATTTTTTCTGAAAAGCTCCGGGCGGGCGGCGGTCCTGGCGACCCTCCTGATGGGCGGCACGGCATTGTACTTCGGCACTCTGGCAATGTCCGCTAGCGCAACCCAGGACCAGGGCGCTCACGGCGCAGCCGTCCAGGCCGCTGAGCCGCAAGCCGGCGGCGGACACGGCTCGGGACATGGGTCTTCCGAACAGGCAAACCCCGAGGAAGCCCAGTCGGGCAGCCAGGGCTCCGGGCACGGCAGCGGCTACGGCGCTCATAGCGGCTGGCCGGAGCCGCGGCAGCTCGGCGGTGACTTCAGCCTGACCGACCATACGGGCCGCAAAGTCACTCTGGCCGATTTCAAGGGCAAGGCTGCCGCCTTCTACTTCGGCTATGCGCAGTGCGGCGACATTTGCCCGATCATCGGCACCAAGCTCGGCATGGCGGTCGATCTGATGGGCGACAAAGCGGATCAGATCAACATCGCCATGGTCAGTGTCGATGACCGCAACGATGGTCCGAAGGAACTCGCCGCCTTCGTTGCCAAGCAGCACCCGCGCTTAATCGGCCTGTCCGGAACCCGCGGGGAGATCTACGACATCGCGGCCAAGTTCCGGGTTCGCCGGGACTATGTGACACAGAACCAGGTTGCCAAGGAAGGCGAGGAGCAGGCCGAAGCTCACAGCGGCGGCGCCCACGCAAGTGGAGCGGAGAGTCCCCAGACCTCCCATGAGGCGGCTTCCGGGCAGACTCATGAGGGCGCAGCAGCCGTGCAGACCGCGGGCAGCACGACTGAAGCCCAAGCCAAGACCACTACCCCAAGAGAGACGACTCCGGGCCAGCGGATCAGGATCCGATCCGCCTCGGACGACGCAACGCGGCTGCACAACATGGCGATGGCGCATACCACGCACATCTACCTGCTGAACAAGAATGGCCAGGTGGTTCGATACATCTATCCCAGCATGACGCCGGAAAACCTCGCCAAGCGCCTCACCGATCTGGTTGACGAAGGCTGA
- a CDS encoding TMEM43 family protein, with product MVLFMAASVAFLFLSFVLVSIHAWFYTDAAVRAAHVGTLQSLLASDEPARPNSDLAGRVVYVRGTAAASQPITDTSLGVTFERALAVQRIVERYRSGRKTGWIPEETQYIPSPGARLDGWALTEALLAAAPSALETLRPGEDYQPPTGMVLSDSDSYGVFQPSGKAQSSDPVYRPAAGDRRVVYRVLRDGPLSVIAAVDKSGHGLVPLRMDQDDLALVAKGSVDAAAIIDDALEDANAARVEATLWALAAGWAVFMIPAFWAPMRRWIGLTLVPLAGVMATLGAAMAAAVPGGLGGSFFAGQAVATGYVLLVGLLAWRRGTLR from the coding sequence ATGGTTCTGTTCATGGCGGCGTCGGTAGCTTTTCTCTTCCTGAGCTTCGTGCTCGTCAGCATCCACGCTTGGTTCTATACCGACGCCGCAGTGCGGGCGGCGCATGTGGGCACGCTTCAGTCGCTGCTCGCCAGCGACGAACCTGCCAGACCGAATTCGGATCTGGCCGGGCGTGTCGTCTACGTTCGAGGGACCGCAGCCGCCAGTCAGCCGATTACCGACACCAGTCTGGGCGTCACCTTCGAGCGGGCGTTGGCCGTCCAACGTATCGTGGAACGCTACCGCAGCGGGCGTAAAACAGGATGGATCCCCGAGGAGACGCAGTACATACCGTCGCCCGGCGCGCGTCTAGACGGTTGGGCTTTGACCGAGGCGCTCCTTGCTGCGGCGCCCTCGGCGCTGGAGACCTTGCGCCCGGGTGAGGATTACCAGCCGCCCACGGGCATGGTGCTCTCCGACAGCGACTCCTATGGCGTCTTTCAACCAAGCGGCAAAGCTCAATCCTCCGATCCCGTGTACCGTCCGGCGGCCGGCGACCGTCGGGTTGTATACCGGGTGTTGCGGGACGGTCCCTTGAGCGTAATCGCCGCGGTTGACAAAAGCGGCCACGGACTGGTCCCGCTTCGCATGGACCAGGACGATCTGGCGCTCGTGGCGAAGGGGAGCGTCGATGCCGCGGCCATAATCGACGATGCATTGGAGGACGCCAACGCAGCGCGTGTCGAGGCAACGCTCTGGGCGCTTGCCGCCGGGTGGGCGGTGTTCATGATCCCGGCATTCTGGGCACCAATGCGGCGCTGGATTGGCCTGACCCTTGTCCCCCTGGCCGGTGTCATGGCGACACTCGGTGCCGCTATGGCCGCGGCCGTACCGGGTGGCCTCGGGGGCAGCTTTTTCGCTGGTCAGGCCGTTGCGACCGGCTACGTGCTGCTGGTCGGGCTCCTTGCCTGGCGGCGCGGCACCCTGCGCTGA